From a region of the Marasmius oreades isolate 03SP1 chromosome 7, whole genome shotgun sequence genome:
- a CDS encoding uncharacterized protein (BUSCO:EOG09265313), translating into MQVLTSSHPEYRSKQYVRTAISPNAPDSFTYTPMHAAASYGHLHVLEYLISKGGDVNITDSDGDTPLYTVENIVTARFLVDHGATINLVNHERISPITHLSEDFPQISSFLESHPSHRPASDHITNMQSQSEIQMSQYAQNIASEHLTSELLSSIQTLAEQGVPQDRIEAELRRLVGDTVAQSLTEGYELSVQEGPENTASTSGRRQHPADDSSTHRAADGVNGVVDKKPRIE; encoded by the exons ATGCAAGTCTTGACTTCTTCCCACCCCGAATATCGCAGCAAACAATATGTTCGAACAGCAATCTCCCCGAACGCTCCTGATTCATTTACATATACGCCTAT GCATGCAGCAGCATCCTATGGACATCTACATGTCCTTGAATACCTCATCTCAAAAG GCGGCGATGTCAACATCACAGATTCAGATGGAGATACACCTCTATACACGGTCGAAAATATCGTGACCGCGCGCTTCCTTGTCGATCATGGGGCAACCATAAACCTAGTCAACCACGAACGGATTTCA CCTATAACCCATTTATCTGAAGACTTTCCTCAAATATCCTCATTCCTGGAATCCCACCCATCTCATCGACCTGCATCCGACCATATCACAAACATGCAATCCCAAAGTGAAATCCAGATGTCCCAGTATGCTCAGAACATCGCGTCAGAGCACCTAACCTCCGAACTATTGTCATCCATTCAAACGCTCGCGGAGCAGGGTGTACCGCAGGATCGAATTGAAGCTGAACTACGGCGTTTAGTGGGAGATACCGTTGCTCAAAGCCTGACGGAGGGTTATGAGCTGAGCGTTCAAGAGGGGCCAGAAAACACAGCTTCAACAAGTGGGAGACGACAACATCCGGCAGACGATTCATCGACGCATAGAGCCGCGGATGGTGTCAATGGCGTTGTCGATAAGAAACCTCGAATAGAATAA
- a CDS encoding uncharacterized protein (BUSCO:EOG09265313), translating to MSNKNIWVAAGDGDLERVKILIEEQSISPNAPDSFTYTPMHAAASYGHLHVLEYLISKGGDVNITDSDGDTPLYTVENIVTARFLVDHGATINLVNHERISPITHLSEDFPQISSFLESHPSHRPASDHITNMQSQSEIQMSQYAQNIASEHLTSELLSSIQTLAEQGVPQDRIEAELRRLVGDTVAQSLTEGYELSVQEGPENTASTSGRRQHPADDSSTHRAADGVNGVVDKKPRIE from the exons atgtccAACAAAAATATCTGGGTTGCAGCTGGCGACGGCGACCTTGAACGCGTCAAG ATTCTAATCGAAGAGCAAT CAATCTCCCCGAACGCTCCTGATTCATTTACATATACGCCTAT GCATGCAGCAGCATCCTATGGACATCTACATGTCCTTGAATACCTCATCTCAAAAG GCGGCGATGTCAACATCACAGATTCAGATGGAGATACACCTCTATACACGGTCGAAAATATCGTGACCGCGCGCTTCCTTGTCGATCATGGGGCAACCATAAACCTAGTCAACCACGAACGGATTTCA CCTATAACCCATTTATCTGAAGACTTTCCTCAAATATCCTCATTCCTGGAATCCCACCCATCTCATCGACCTGCATCCGACCATATCACAAACATGCAATCCCAAAGTGAAATCCAGATGTCCCAGTATGCTCAGAACATCGCGTCAGAGCACCTAACCTCCGAACTATTGTCATCCATTCAAACGCTCGCGGAGCAGGGTGTACCGCAGGATCGAATTGAAGCTGAACTACGGCGTTTAGTGGGAGATACCGTTGCTCAAAGCCTGACGGAGGGTTATGAGCTGAGCGTTCAAGAGGGGCCAGAAAACACAGCTTCAACAAGTGGGAGACGACAACATCCGGCAGACGATTCATCGACGCATAGAGCCGCGGATGGTGTCAATGGCGTTGTCGATAAGAAACCTCGAATAGAATAA